One Nitrospira sp. DNA window includes the following coding sequences:
- a CDS encoding Undecaprenyl-phosphate alpha-N-acetylglucosaminyl 1-phosphate transferase translates to METDLTAPYYPTNRRTLAPMAIAAMLGTLALTMPWIRELFIVQGLRWLYVLLFAFLGAGALTPILVHVGRRWGLMDLPSERRVHGQPTPRLGGIAVYFGFIASVLLNSIVPDGMLGILLAGTLLLIVGVFDDVRELSAAVKLLAQVVAACIVIVTGKVLTLFPAGLLGDMANVALTLFWIIGITNAFNFFDGMDGLATGLAMLMAGFMGLVAFETDQPGLGWLSIAVIGACMGFFPYNFRGTHPALIFLGDGGSTFLGFTLACLAVKGNWADNNPIVSFSNPLLIFGVLIYDMVHITVERIATGKVKTLHEWLAYVGKDHLHHRLERALGSRQASIAMIFTLTICLGLSALALRHAGTGEAILLLTQACLIVMMVTILELSTRRR, encoded by the coding sequence ATGGAGACCGACCTCACCGCGCCGTACTATCCGACGAACCGGCGAACGTTGGCGCCCATGGCAATTGCCGCCATGCTGGGGACCCTCGCCCTCACGATGCCCTGGATTCGAGAGCTGTTCATCGTACAGGGGTTGCGGTGGCTCTATGTGCTGCTGTTCGCTTTTTTGGGAGCAGGCGCCCTCACTCCGATACTGGTGCATGTGGGACGCCGATGGGGACTCATGGATCTGCCTTCTGAACGGCGGGTGCATGGGCAGCCGACGCCTCGCTTGGGCGGCATCGCGGTCTATTTCGGCTTCATCGCCTCCGTGTTGCTGAACTCCATTGTGCCGGACGGCATGCTCGGCATCCTCCTCGCCGGGACCCTGCTCCTGATCGTCGGGGTCTTTGACGACGTGCGGGAACTCTCTGCGGCCGTCAAACTCCTGGCCCAGGTGGTTGCGGCATGCATCGTGATCGTCACCGGCAAGGTCCTCACGCTGTTTCCCGCCGGGCTGCTGGGCGACATGGCCAATGTGGCGCTCACGTTGTTCTGGATCATCGGCATCACCAACGCCTTCAACTTCTTCGACGGCATGGACGGCCTGGCGACCGGGCTTGCGATGCTCATGGCCGGATTCATGGGGCTGGTGGCGTTTGAAACCGATCAACCTGGTCTGGGTTGGCTCTCCATCGCCGTCATCGGCGCCTGCATGGGATTTTTCCCCTACAACTTTCGCGGCACGCACCCGGCGTTGATTTTTCTCGGCGACGGCGGCTCGACCTTCCTCGGCTTCACCTTGGCCTGCCTGGCGGTCAAGGGCAATTGGGCGGACAACAATCCGATCGTCTCCTTCAGCAACCCGTTGTTGATCTTCGGCGTGCTGATCTACGACATGGTCCACATTACCGTGGAGCGTATTGCGACGGGCAAGGTGAAGACGCTGCACGAGTGGTTGGCCTATGTCGGCAAGGATCATTTGCACCATCGCCTGGAGCGGGCTCTCGGCAGCCGCCAAGCCAGCATTGCCATGATCTTCACCCTCACCATCTGTCTCGGCCTGTCCGCGCTGGCCTTGCGCCATGCCGGCACCGGCGAGGCGATCCTGCTCTTGACCCAAGCCTGCCTGATCGTCATGATGGTCACGATTCTCGAGCTGTCCACGAGACGGCGATAG
- a CDS encoding Aminotransferase, DegT/DnrJ/EryC1/StrS family: MAMIPHSRPSLGPEEIRAVTEVLRSGQVAEGPAVAQFERGMAAYLGLRGGVAVGSGTVALEVALRALGVAHGDNVVLPSYVCSAPWLAVQRVGAQARIVDIDPVTYNLDPQKVRKARTSRTRAVIVPHLFGLPADLTALQSLGIPLIEDCAQTLGATEQGRAVGTVGLLTVCSFYATKLLCTGEGGMVLSNDEVLLERARALREYDQAPSLNAAAFNCKMTDLQAALGTAQLNQLGNFLERRAALAAVYRETLPTDIFTLPAVPSGRTHCYYRFVVRLPKGLQSPDELTTYLSRVAHRGVQCRKPVFRPLHRYLELPDFPASDEADGTAISLPIHPSMTEDEVRLVAQILREELR, translated from the coding sequence ATGGCGATGATCCCGCATTCCAGACCCTCTTTGGGACCAGAAGAAATCCGTGCCGTCACCGAGGTGCTGCGGTCCGGTCAGGTGGCGGAAGGCCCGGCGGTCGCGCAGTTCGAACGGGGCATGGCGGCCTATCTCGGCCTGCGGGGCGGCGTCGCCGTCGGTTCCGGCACGGTCGCGTTGGAAGTCGCGTTGCGTGCGCTCGGGGTCGCGCACGGCGACAATGTCGTTCTCCCCAGTTACGTCTGCTCGGCTCCCTGGCTGGCGGTGCAACGCGTCGGCGCGCAAGCCAGAATCGTGGACATCGATCCGGTGACCTACAACCTGGATCCGCAGAAAGTCCGCAAGGCTCGTACGTCGCGGACACGCGCGGTGATCGTCCCGCACCTGTTCGGGTTGCCGGCGGACCTCACGGCGTTGCAATCCCTGGGCATTCCCCTGATCGAAGATTGCGCACAGACCTTGGGCGCCACGGAGCAGGGGCGCGCGGTCGGCACGGTCGGCCTGCTGACCGTCTGTTCGTTCTACGCCACCAAGCTGCTCTGCACCGGAGAGGGGGGGATGGTGTTGTCCAACGATGAGGTGTTGCTCGAACGGGCGCGTGCGCTTCGTGAGTATGACCAGGCGCCGTCGCTCAATGCCGCGGCCTTCAACTGCAAGATGACGGATCTGCAGGCGGCACTGGGAACGGCGCAGCTGAACCAGCTGGGGAACTTCCTTGAGCGGCGGGCCGCGCTGGCCGCAGTCTATCGAGAGACGTTGCCGACGGACATCTTTACCCTGCCAGCCGTCCCCTCCGGCCGCACCCATTGTTATTACCGTTTCGTGGTGCGGCTCCCGAAAGGGCTGCAGTCGCCGGATGAACTGACAACTTACCTCTCGCGGGTCGCCCATCGGGGAGTGCAATGCCGCAAACCGGTGTTCCGTCCCCTGCATCGGTATCTCGAGTTGCCGGATTTTCCGGCCAGCGATGAGGCCGACGGCACGGCCATTTCCTTGCCGATTCACCCCTCCATGACGGAAGACGAGGTCAGGCTGGTCGCACAGATTCTACGGGAAGAACTCAGGTGA
- a CDS encoding Asparagine synthetase [glutamine-hydrolyzing]: MCGICGHSGSADPAVLDGMLRRLVHRGPDEEGRYRDAEVALGIRRLRVIDPEGGRQPVQNESGTVVAVMNGEIYNYRELRVDLMRKGHRFTSQCDSEVLVHLYEEEGEKGIHKLRGMFAYALWDRTCSRLLLVRDRMGIKPLYYASMPMPGGHHAVAFASELPSLRSALADSRIRQRALADYLTYLYIPGPATIYEGLFEVKPGELVRIERGRVQVECYWRPEPAPAPERRVDKGQAVEQLRKLLQETVRAHLVSDVPLGLFLSGGLDSGTLLAFMRQVAGGRIKTFSIGYDDPADASYNELDRARRLAGHFDTDHVEERIKPDVTSLLPAVVRGMAEPFADSCAIPTYLVSELARRSVTVALSGIGGDELFGGYPRYLGLRAAGLYGRLPPSLRGWIGEFLGPAIPEGTGGRDPFGRIRRFLLDGGLPMADQYVRWMTFLPREWGLAAFNAEWLAATDIGEGDDSRQTAFDRWPSQDPTDRAAGLDLQTYLPDDLLRMADRMSMQHSLEVRVPYCDHLLLEFAQTLPPALRFSRWRLKGFLRDAVRSLLPAEVVDGPKYGFRIPLARWLREDLKPMVQDLLTESRMRERGDVNPAYVRWVLAEHQSGRRNFADQIYALLVLELWQRELAALPVPVATNGEVL, from the coding sequence ATGTGTGGAATTTGCGGCCATAGCGGATCGGCGGACCCTGCGGTGCTCGACGGGATGTTGCGGCGACTCGTTCACCGTGGTCCGGATGAAGAGGGTCGGTATCGGGACGCGGAGGTTGCGCTCGGGATCCGGCGACTCCGCGTGATCGATCCGGAGGGCGGCAGGCAACCGGTGCAGAACGAGAGCGGAACCGTCGTGGCCGTGATGAACGGGGAGATCTATAACTATCGCGAGTTGCGGGTGGACCTGATGCGGAAGGGCCATCGTTTCACCTCGCAGTGCGACAGTGAAGTGTTGGTGCATCTCTACGAAGAAGAGGGTGAAAAGGGGATCCACAAGCTGCGCGGCATGTTCGCCTATGCGCTCTGGGATCGAACGTGCAGCCGCCTGCTGCTGGTTCGCGACCGAATGGGGATCAAGCCTCTGTATTATGCCTCCATGCCGATGCCGGGCGGCCACCATGCCGTCGCCTTCGCCTCCGAATTGCCTTCGCTGCGGTCGGCGTTGGCCGACAGTCGGATTCGCCAGCGGGCACTTGCCGACTACCTCACCTATCTGTACATCCCAGGACCGGCCACCATCTACGAAGGGCTGTTCGAGGTGAAGCCGGGCGAGTTGGTACGGATCGAACGGGGAAGGGTACAGGTGGAGTGTTATTGGAGACCGGAACCGGCGCCGGCGCCGGAACGGCGGGTAGACAAGGGGCAAGCCGTCGAGCAGCTGCGCAAACTGCTCCAGGAAACGGTCCGCGCCCATTTGGTGAGCGATGTTCCGTTGGGCCTGTTTCTGTCCGGAGGCCTGGATTCAGGCACCCTGTTGGCGTTCATGCGGCAGGTTGCCGGGGGGCGCATCAAGACCTTTTCGATCGGCTACGACGATCCCGCCGACGCCTCCTATAATGAATTGGATCGGGCTCGAAGGTTGGCCGGCCATTTCGATACCGACCATGTGGAAGAGCGTATCAAGCCGGACGTGACCTCGCTGCTCCCGGCCGTGGTGCGCGGCATGGCGGAGCCCTTCGCGGATTCCTGCGCGATTCCGACCTATCTCGTCTCCGAACTGGCCAGGCGCAGCGTGACAGTCGCCCTCTCCGGCATCGGGGGCGACGAGCTCTTCGGTGGGTATCCCCGGTACCTGGGCCTCCGGGCCGCCGGTCTGTACGGTCGGTTGCCCCCGTCCCTGCGTGGTTGGATCGGTGAATTCCTCGGACCGGCCATTCCGGAAGGGACCGGCGGCCGCGATCCCTTCGGCCGCATCCGGCGGTTTCTGCTCGACGGCGGACTTCCCATGGCGGACCAGTATGTGCGCTGGATGACGTTTCTCCCGCGCGAATGGGGGCTGGCGGCCTTCAATGCTGAGTGGCTTGCCGCAACCGACATCGGTGAGGGTGATGACTCGCGTCAGACGGCGTTCGACCGCTGGCCGTCGCAAGATCCGACCGACCGGGCCGCCGGCCTGGACCTCCAGACCTATTTGCCCGACGATTTGCTTCGCATGGCCGATCGCATGAGCATGCAACATTCCCTTGAGGTGCGTGTTCCCTATTGCGACCACCTGCTGCTGGAATTCGCCCAGACCCTGCCTCCGGCCCTGCGGTTTTCACGATGGCGGCTCAAGGGGTTTCTGCGGGATGCCGTGCGGTCGCTGTTGCCGGCCGAGGTGGTCGATGGCCCCAAATACGGGTTCCGCATTCCGCTCGCCCGTTGGCTGCGGGAGGACTTGAAACCGATGGTGCAGGACCTCTTGACGGAGTCCCGGATGAGAGAGCGCGGCGATGTGAATCCCGCCTATGTCCGCTGGGTGCTGGCTGAACACCAGAGCGGCAGGCGCAACTTTGCCGACCAGATCTACGCCCTGTTGGTGCTGGAATTGTGGCAGCGGGAACTGGCAGCCCTGCCGGTGCCGGTAGCAACGAACGGAGAGGTTCTGTGA
- a CDS encoding Glycosyltransferase, with translation MTVSPLLFLSNHGPIVGGGEISLLALMTALDPTRWRPLLVVPEEGRVAEEARAAGIPTWVIPFLSLKSPQRALLSTVTDLRSLMLDQNVRIVHANGSRAMVYGGLAGLLAGKPVIWHVRIADKDGWLDRGLAHMAARIIVNSEAVRRRFPWVPDAKVRRIHNGIDLARFVPQEPSASLRAALGLAVQDRVIVSVGRFVPFKGYDILIEAAALLHRTEPQLHWLLVGDGEQREGLVERCAAHGLSSQVHFVGWKDDVRPWLALGDLFVLPSLAEHFGRVIVEAMAMGKPVVATDAGGVPEIVAHGETGLLVPPGDAERLAGAVLYLLHHQAELARCGAAGRRRAERHFSLTRHVDAVGAVYAEFIEASCAAA, from the coding sequence ATGACCGTGTCACCGCTCCTGTTCCTCTCGAATCATGGCCCTATCGTAGGCGGAGGGGAGATCAGCCTGCTGGCCCTGATGACGGCCCTCGACCCAACGCGCTGGCGCCCGCTTCTGGTGGTTCCGGAAGAGGGTCGGGTGGCGGAAGAGGCTCGTGCTGCCGGCATTCCCACTTGGGTGATTCCGTTCCTCTCTCTCAAAAGCCCGCAGAGGGCCTTGCTCAGCACGGTGACTGATCTTCGTTCCCTCATGCTGGATCAGAATGTCAGGATCGTCCATGCCAACGGTTCACGCGCCATGGTCTATGGAGGTCTCGCCGGCCTCCTTGCGGGCAAGCCGGTGATTTGGCATGTGCGGATCGCGGACAAGGACGGTTGGCTGGATCGAGGACTGGCCCATATGGCCGCGCGTATCATCGTGAACTCAGAGGCGGTCCGGCGGCGATTTCCCTGGGTGCCGGATGCAAAGGTACGGCGCATTCATAACGGTATCGACCTCGCGCGGTTCGTTCCGCAGGAGCCCTCCGCCTCGCTGCGTGCCGCCCTGGGGCTGGCGGTTCAAGATCGTGTCATCGTCAGTGTCGGTCGATTCGTACCGTTCAAGGGGTACGACATCTTGATCGAAGCCGCAGCCTTGCTCCATCGGACGGAGCCGCAGCTTCACTGGTTGTTGGTCGGGGACGGGGAGCAACGTGAGGGGCTTGTCGAACGATGTGCCGCTCACGGCCTGTCCTCCCAGGTGCATTTTGTCGGCTGGAAAGATGATGTGCGGCCGTGGCTGGCGCTCGGTGATCTTTTCGTCCTTCCGTCGCTGGCCGAACATTTCGGTCGTGTCATCGTGGAAGCCATGGCGATGGGCAAGCCGGTGGTCGCCACCGATGCCGGGGGAGTGCCGGAAATCGTGGCGCATGGGGAAACCGGTCTGCTCGTTCCTCCCGGCGATGCAGAACGGCTGGCCGGGGCCGTCCTGTACCTGTTGCATCACCAGGCAGAGCTCGCCCGTTGCGGAGCGGCGGGCCGGCGGCGGGCCGAGCGACATTTCAGTCTGACCAGGCATGTCGATGCAGTCGGAGCAGTCTATGCGGAATTCATCGAGGCCTCTTGTGCGGCAGCCTGA